A single region of the Gilliamella apis genome encodes:
- the yccS gene encoding YccS family putative transporter, whose amino-acid sequence MLVSLTGSTLVPWYFDSVPLVIPLTLGVVAAGLTEIDTRLLSRCINILLTLICFAIATFSVEFLFHDPLLFIIGLVSSTFLFIMLGSLGQRYGVIAFGSLLIAAYTMLGHNLFADNYTLPCFLLLGALWYNLVSLIESIVQPIRTTQQTLANCFIKLSFYLDAKAAMFDPDETDGFKRQTLELTTCNTQVINVFNDAKRSLFNRLKGFRGQGYIRKMLSYYFVAQDIHERASSSHGDYKALSHHFKHSDLLFRFARILNLQAKACAKLAVSIKLNQTYQHDPLFARYFAYLEEAINEYQQQNKANLLLIKSLQNLYQNLLAIDLLLAHIDTEQHLSKIQDDNQLIDGELTRFHDIFAKIKQNLTIKSSLFRHAIRMSIVLFVGYMVIYFSNLSHGYWIILTSLFVCQPNYSTTKYRLKLRVFGTILGIIAGIPLTYLFPSIEAQLVLIIITGWLFFLFKNSQYAYATAFITLLVFFSFSLIGESSISVAISRIIATLIGCFIAWFAVSFIWPDWKFRNLPKLLDRVCHEDSHYLAVIGSQYVSGKTNDPKYRVARRAAHDSNADLSSLISLMTKEPHVKQDVIDQGFRLLTLNHTLISYLSTLGAHRDKSISPHTLEIFDDISVYIITMLSDQKIDSEYQPLKKVVADYIESLSTNDDQSNNDLLVMQQLALILDILPEIISLICELNNKTA is encoded by the coding sequence ATGCTGGTTAGTTTGACTGGATCTACATTAGTACCATGGTACTTTGATTCAGTACCTTTAGTGATCCCACTCACATTGGGAGTAGTTGCAGCAGGATTGACAGAGATTGATACACGCTTATTAAGCCGTTGTATTAATATATTATTAACACTAATTTGTTTTGCAATTGCGACATTTTCGGTCGAATTTCTATTCCATGATCCACTATTGTTTATTATTGGCTTAGTTAGCTCAACGTTTCTATTTATTATGCTCGGTTCATTGGGGCAACGTTATGGTGTTATTGCCTTTGGCTCCTTATTAATTGCAGCTTATACCATGCTCGGACATAATTTATTTGCTGATAATTACACTCTTCCTTGTTTTTTATTGTTAGGTGCACTTTGGTATAACCTTGTTTCACTAATTGAATCAATTGTGCAACCTATCCGCACTACACAACAAACTTTAGCCAATTGTTTTATAAAATTAAGTTTTTATCTTGATGCAAAAGCAGCAATGTTCGATCCTGATGAAACAGATGGGTTTAAGCGACAAACTCTTGAGCTAACGACCTGTAATACTCAGGTTATTAATGTATTCAATGACGCTAAACGTTCATTATTTAATCGACTAAAAGGTTTTCGTGGACAAGGCTATATTAGAAAGATGCTTAGTTACTATTTTGTCGCTCAAGATATTCATGAACGAGCCAGTTCATCACATGGCGATTATAAAGCGTTAAGCCACCATTTTAAACATAGTGATCTTTTATTTCGCTTTGCCAGAATCTTAAATTTACAAGCTAAAGCCTGTGCTAAATTGGCTGTGTCAATTAAGTTAAATCAAACTTACCAACATGATCCATTATTTGCTCGCTACTTTGCCTATCTTGAAGAAGCAATAAATGAATATCAACAACAAAATAAGGCTAATTTATTACTCATCAAATCATTACAAAATTTATATCAAAATCTGCTAGCGATCGATTTATTATTAGCCCATATCGATACAGAACAACATTTATCGAAAATCCAAGATGATAACCAATTAATTGATGGAGAACTCACCCGTTTTCATGATATTTTTGCCAAAATTAAGCAAAACTTAACCATCAAATCGTCACTCTTTCGACATGCCATTCGTATGAGTATTGTGTTATTTGTTGGATATATGGTGATTTATTTTTCTAACCTTTCACATGGTTATTGGATTATTTTAACCAGCTTATTTGTTTGCCAACCAAACTATTCAACTACGAAATATCGCTTAAAATTGCGTGTTTTTGGTACTATTTTAGGAATAATTGCCGGTATTCCTTTAACTTACTTGTTTCCTAGTATTGAAGCGCAATTAGTATTGATCATTATAACTGGATGGTTATTTTTCCTATTCAAAAACTCACAATATGCTTATGCCACTGCCTTTATTACCTTATTAGTATTTTTCAGTTTTAGTTTAATCGGTGAAAGCAGTATCTCTGTTGCTATTTCACGCATTATAGCTACCTTAATTGGCTGTTTTATTGCTTGGTTTGCTGTAAGTTTTATCTGGCCTGATTGGAAGTTTAGAAATTTACCTAAATTACTTGATCGAGTCTGTCACGAAGATAGCCACTATTTAGCAGTAATAGGTAGTCAATATGTCTCCGGTAAAACTAATGATCCCAAATACCGTGTTGCACGACGCGCGGCTCATGATAGTAATGCAGATTTATCCTCCTTAATCAGCTTAATGACTAAAGAACCACATGTTAAACAAGATGTGATAGACCAAGGTTTTAGATTATTGACCCTTAATCACACCTTAATTAGTTATCTATCTACTTTGGGGGCGCATCGTGATAAAAGTATTTCACCGCATACTTTGGAAATTTTTGATGATATATCGGTTTATATAATTACTATGCTAAGTGACCAAAAAATCGATTCTGAATATCAACCATTGAAAAAAGTGGTTGCTGATTATATTGAATCACTATCAACCAATGATGACCAAAGCAATAATGATCTGCTTGTTATGCAGCAATTAGCCTTAATCTTAGATATATTGCCTGAAATAATTTCTCTTATTTGTGAATTGAATAATAAGACTGCTTAA
- a CDS encoding DUF4132 domain-containing protein: MKKIEQLSPEQLIKTIFEPLSVQDQSLPSRISQYILQAYELEVLDDFDKLCQTSKTAYKIYEYMRRPCELYSVATFSKTHEAEQARLEFYRRWTGTFSPEQIIRFARVFATLCDHLPFVKVSSEKLPTWFIYLLYDGLITTLPTYCENEEKIDQRESWTIQQLHQLLEIEQIGLGENLLFAIFDRQNISVLSHSHFKYFFMINGLLPYIQKHITLFKQLPTQGLAILGQIDQLKYIQKHMELQLPLADFITMQALNTNKQINQLATEILFSLPSDIIQIQLQSFLTSGSVKQRSNAAVLLTRIVADPIILKQALADETNKTVITAIESALTRLESANTVKRQSDLVIPGFEPLIDTPLSISARDLLQQNFQEFLIECEKDAQKEIENNQKNGLPWVHLQERYQLLKKTTSKDLDNIFEYLNGKIEHSILVKKIKKNIDFRFLLRKKRLQNLPEFTLFHLLRATILVEGPTNMNSKYCFLNIYRKYDVIRNFDLRQIADIFEKLNYYKGIQSIKHIQHIIAIPFLTSDIFHDSYETEPYKLWAFFAENEFLLDEALGFARQQKYWFDSYVDRINAIKILTLFPIIPVKYVTYLFELALDEPKQIRHAAQDVLSAIPNIHNQVEQALSSAKQEVRLATAEWLAELGNKNSIEALIVALKKEKREIVQAAILIALEKMDEDISRYLTAKQLLTAAQKGLKGKKSADFDWFDFNLIPTLTWQNSDKVDPQIIEWWICLAFKLKDPSHPLFITYTQLLSKQSQQQLGEFILQSFIQQDTLMPTIEEAEAQASSLADKRLQQYMRAYQRYPKHYPHYNNITYEQVFDEIKNEILANYLGSAIKAKGILSLTSGIKGQVAVSLITRFMREHSQRRAQIEAILEPMAYSNDPFIIQLLLSLARRYRTASIQDKARNSVEHIAKRSGWSTDELADRTISTAGLDDNGLLILDYGERIFIASLDDKFKWQLKNAEGEKLKALPEARNSENPELVKEAKKQFNNSKKELSQLLTMQNSRFYEAMCAQRQWRVEDWQKYLQHHPVVGRLIQGLVWLQLDKSGHIVNSFRPTENSRLVTNQNDEIFVDQNHFITLAHSALMSSTDIAQWQVHFKHHKLNQLFDQFNHPLPDISKIDDGIINDRLGWLTDSFTIRGILTKLGYRHGDIEDGGSFYGYYKYFANYKLYINIDFSGSMLPEENIPVVLYNLYFSKTPSFIESAIALDNLPKVLLAEGYANYMAVADASNGFDPNWQDKLIW; the protein is encoded by the coding sequence ATGAAAAAAATAGAACAATTATCACCAGAACAATTAATTAAGACTATTTTTGAACCATTAAGCGTACAGGATCAAAGCTTACCATCCCGTATTAGCCAATATATTTTACAAGCTTATGAACTAGAGGTGTTGGACGATTTTGATAAATTATGCCAAACTTCTAAAACAGCTTATAAAATCTATGAATATATGCGCAGGCCTTGCGAGCTTTATAGCGTTGCTACTTTTAGCAAAACTCATGAAGCAGAACAAGCTCGTCTTGAGTTTTATCGCCGTTGGACTGGAACTTTTTCGCCAGAACAAATAATTCGCTTTGCTCGCGTCTTTGCGACCTTATGTGACCATTTACCTTTCGTTAAAGTGTCTAGTGAGAAATTACCAACATGGTTCATCTATCTGTTATATGATGGACTTATTACCACGTTACCAACTTATTGTGAAAACGAAGAAAAAATTGATCAACGTGAAAGTTGGACAATTCAGCAATTACATCAATTACTTGAAATTGAACAAATAGGTTTAGGCGAAAACTTACTGTTTGCAATCTTTGATCGGCAAAATATTAGCGTTCTATCTCATAGCCACTTCAAATACTTTTTTATGATAAATGGTTTATTGCCCTATATTCAGAAGCATATAACATTATTTAAGCAACTACCGACTCAAGGGTTAGCGATCTTAGGGCAAATAGATCAGTTAAAATATATTCAAAAGCATATGGAACTTCAATTGCCTTTGGCTGATTTTATTACCATGCAGGCATTAAATACTAATAAGCAGATCAATCAATTAGCTACTGAAATTCTGTTTAGCTTACCAAGCGATATTATTCAAATTCAGTTACAATCTTTTTTAACATCTGGTTCAGTTAAGCAACGTAGTAATGCGGCTGTCTTACTAACTAGAATTGTTGCTGATCCTATAATTTTAAAACAAGCATTGGCAGACGAAACCAATAAAACGGTAATTACTGCGATTGAAAGTGCTTTAACACGATTGGAAAGTGCCAATACGGTTAAAAGACAATCTGATTTAGTTATTCCTGGTTTTGAACCTCTTATTGACACGCCATTGTCAATAAGTGCTCGTGATTTGTTACAGCAAAATTTTCAAGAATTTTTGATCGAGTGTGAAAAGGATGCACAAAAAGAGATTGAAAATAATCAAAAAAATGGTTTGCCGTGGGTTCATTTGCAAGAACGTTATCAATTATTGAAAAAAACTACCAGCAAAGATTTAGATAATATCTTTGAATATTTGAATGGTAAAATAGAACATTCAATATTAGTAAAAAAAATCAAAAAAAATATCGATTTTCGATTTTTGTTGAGAAAAAAAAGATTACAAAATTTACCTGAGTTTACTTTATTTCACTTACTTCGTGCGACTATATTAGTTGAAGGTCCTACTAATATGAATAGTAAATATTGTTTTCTAAATATATATAGAAAATATGATGTAATAAGAAATTTTGATCTTCGACAAATCGCCGATATCTTTGAAAAGTTAAACTACTATAAAGGTATTCAATCCATTAAACATATTCAACATATTATCGCAATACCATTTTTAACCAGTGATATTTTTCATGATTCTTATGAAACTGAACCATACAAATTATGGGCTTTTTTTGCTGAGAATGAATTTTTATTGGACGAAGCATTAGGATTTGCTCGCCAACAAAAATACTGGTTCGACTCTTATGTTGATAGAATCAATGCGATAAAAATATTAACCCTTTTTCCAATTATTCCAGTTAAATATGTAACTTACCTATTTGAATTAGCTTTAGATGAACCTAAACAAATTCGTCACGCTGCACAGGATGTGCTAAGCGCAATCCCAAATATACATAATCAAGTTGAACAAGCTTTATCATCGGCTAAACAAGAAGTTCGTCTTGCTACTGCTGAATGGTTAGCAGAACTAGGCAATAAAAATTCCATTGAAGCCTTAATTGTAGCTTTGAAAAAAGAGAAGCGTGAAATAGTGCAAGCAGCAATATTAATCGCATTGGAAAAAATGGATGAAGACATTAGTCGATATTTAACCGCGAAACAATTATTGACTGCAGCTCAAAAAGGTTTGAAAGGCAAAAAGTCAGCTGATTTTGATTGGTTTGATTTTAACTTAATACCCACTTTGACTTGGCAAAATAGTGATAAAGTTGATCCTCAAATTATTGAGTGGTGGATCTGTTTAGCATTTAAATTAAAAGATCCTAGTCATCCGCTATTCATCACTTATACTCAATTATTAAGTAAACAAAGCCAACAACAATTAGGCGAATTTATTTTACAAAGCTTTATCCAACAAGATACCTTAATGCCAACGATCGAGGAAGCAGAAGCGCAAGCGAGTTCATTAGCTGATAAACGTCTACAACAATATATGAGAGCTTATCAACGTTATCCAAAGCACTATCCTCATTATAATAATATTACTTATGAACAAGTTTTTGACGAAATTAAAAATGAAATACTGGCCAATTATCTAGGTTCAGCCATTAAAGCCAAAGGGATACTATCTTTAACAAGCGGTATTAAAGGGCAGGTTGCTGTATCATTAATAACCCGTTTTATGAGAGAGCATTCTCAACGGCGAGCTCAGATCGAAGCGATACTAGAACCTATGGCGTACAGTAACGATCCTTTTATCATTCAACTGTTATTATCATTAGCGCGTCGCTATCGTACAGCTTCAATTCAAGACAAGGCCAGAAATTCAGTAGAACATATTGCTAAGCGTAGTGGTTGGAGTACTGATGAGCTAGCCGATCGTACCATATCGACCGCAGGTTTAGATGATAATGGCTTGTTAATTCTTGATTATGGTGAGCGTATTTTTATTGCTAGTTTGGATGATAAATTTAAATGGCAATTAAAAAATGCTGAAGGAGAAAAGCTTAAAGCATTACCTGAAGCACGTAACAGCGAAAATCCTGAACTTGTCAAAGAGGCAAAAAAACAGTTCAACAACAGTAAAAAAGAGCTTAGCCAATTGCTGACTATGCAAAATAGCCGTTTTTACGAAGCCATGTGTGCCCAGCGGCAATGGCGAGTGGAAGATTGGCAAAAATATTTACAGCATCATCCAGTTGTAGGTCGATTAATTCAAGGTTTAGTTTGGTTACAATTAGATAAAAGTGGCCATATCGTTAATAGTTTTAGACCAACGGAAAATAGTCGTTTAGTGACTAATCAAAACGATGAAATCTTCGTTGATCAAAATCACTTTATTACACTAGCCCATTCAGCATTAATGTCCAGTACGGATATTGCACAATGGCAAGTGCATTTTAAACATCACAAACTCAATCAGTTATTTGATCAGTTTAACCATCCATTACCTGACATCAGTAAAATTGACGACGGTATTATTAATGATCGGCTAGGTTGGTTAACAGATAGTTTCACTATACGAGGTATTTTAACTAAATTAGGTTATAGACATGGTGATATCGAAGATGGAGGCAGTTTTTATGGTTATTATAAATATTTTGCCAATTATAAACTTTATATCAATATTGACTTTAGTGGTAGTATGCTGCCAGAGGAAAATATTCCTGTCGTGCTTTATAATCTTTATTTCAGCAAAACACCAAGTTTTATCGAAAGTGCAATTGCACTAGATAATCTACCAAAAGTGTTATTAGCCGAAGGTTACGCTAATTATATGGCGGTAGCTGATGCATCGAATGGTTTTGATCCTAATTGGCAGGATAAATTAATATGGTAA
- the nfo gene encoding deoxyribonuclease IV — MKYIGAHVSAAGGVDNAPINAYQIGATAFALFTKNQRQWHAKPLETAVIDSFKKRCERYRFTSKQILPHDSYLINLGSPDSEQLAKSRTAFLDEMQRCEQLGLTLLNFHPGSHLQKISVDECLSRISESINITLDKTKDVVAVIENTAGQGSNLGYKFEHLAQIIDKVEDKSRVGVCIDTCHAFAAGYDLRSEKACKETFDEFEKIVGFKYLRGMHLNDAKSELASHVDRHDSLGKGTIGEIAFKFIMQDSRIDEIPLILETINPDIWAQEIAWLKEQENR, encoded by the coding sequence ATGAAATACATTGGTGCACATGTGAGTGCAGCTGGCGGTGTGGATAATGCGCCAATAAATGCCTATCAAATTGGCGCTACAGCTTTCGCTCTATTTACTAAAAATCAGCGACAATGGCATGCAAAACCGCTTGAAACTGCAGTGATTGATAGTTTCAAAAAACGTTGTGAACGATATAGATTCACCAGTAAACAAATTCTACCACATGATAGTTATCTAATTAATTTAGGTAGCCCAGATAGTGAACAATTGGCAAAATCTCGTACTGCTTTTTTAGATGAGATGCAACGTTGTGAACAATTAGGTTTAACGTTACTCAATTTTCATCCAGGTAGTCATTTACAAAAAATTTCAGTTGATGAATGTTTATCCCGCATTTCGGAGTCAATCAATATTACCTTAGATAAAACTAAAGATGTCGTTGCGGTTATCGAAAACACTGCTGGACAAGGTTCTAACTTAGGCTATAAATTTGAACATCTTGCGCAAATTATCGATAAAGTAGAAGACAAAAGCCGTGTTGGCGTTTGTATTGATACTTGTCACGCTTTTGCTGCCGGTTATGATTTGCGCAGCGAAAAAGCCTGCAAAGAAACTTTTGATGAATTTGAAAAAATTGTTGGTTTTAAATATTTACGTGGTATGCATTTAAATGACGCCAAAAGTGAACTCGCCAGCCATGTTGACCGTCATGACAGCTTAGGTAAAGGTACCATTGGTGAAATCGCATTTAAATTTATTATGCAAGACTCGCGAATTGATGAAATACCACTTATTCTTGAAACGATTAACCCAGATATTTGGGCACAAGAAATAGCATGGTTAAAAGAACAAGAAAACAGATAA
- the yejK gene encoding nucleoid-associated protein YejK — MSVQIENIVLHKLIRKSDTEIELQLRDSLLGNEQAVANLIEDINRIYNNKSKAYGLFSSESLFEQSLKELRLGNQDFLNFSQESTKQLRNELAKYPFAEGGTVVFCHYRYLAVEYLIIAVLNSCLSMLVNEELNISETQYLDIDHADIIARIDITEWETSAESKRYLTFLKGRVGRKVSDFFMDYLGASEGLDAKAQNKTLVKAVDDYCQEMQFDKQDKTSARENVYNYCQAQLQAGEEIELKNLANELPTSDENNFMEFVKNSEYDLEDTFPVDRSALRQLKKFSGSGGGLTISFNSDLLGERIKWDPQTDSLVIKGVPPNLRDQLQRNSGSNE, encoded by the coding sequence ATGAGCGTACAAATTGAGAATATAGTTCTACATAAATTAATTAGAAAAAGTGATACTGAAATTGAACTACAACTTCGTGATTCACTCCTCGGTAATGAACAAGCTGTTGCTAACTTGATTGAAGATATTAATAGAATTTACAACAATAAAAGTAAAGCATATGGTTTATTTAGTAGTGAAAGCCTTTTTGAACAATCACTTAAAGAGTTACGTTTAGGTAATCAAGATTTTCTTAATTTTAGTCAAGAATCAACCAAACAGCTGCGTAATGAATTAGCTAAATATCCATTTGCAGAAGGTGGCACAGTTGTTTTTTGCCACTATCGATACCTTGCAGTTGAATATCTAATTATTGCTGTATTAAATAGTTGCTTAAGCATGTTAGTGAATGAGGAGCTTAATATCTCTGAAACCCAATATCTAGATATCGATCATGCTGATATTATTGCCCGTATTGATATTACTGAATGGGAAACCTCAGCAGAATCAAAACGTTATTTAACTTTCTTAAAAGGCCGAGTAGGGCGAAAAGTATCTGATTTTTTCATGGACTACTTAGGTGCCAGTGAAGGATTAGACGCAAAAGCGCAAAATAAAACCCTTGTTAAAGCGGTAGATGATTACTGTCAAGAGATGCAATTTGACAAACAAGATAAAACTAGTGCTCGTGAAAATGTCTATAACTATTGTCAAGCTCAATTACAAGCAGGGGAAGAGATAGAGCTGAAAAATCTGGCTAATGAATTACCAACAAGTGACGAAAACAACTTTATGGAATTTGTAAAAAATAGCGAATATGATTTAGAAGATACATTTCCAGTTGATCGTAGTGCCTTACGTCAATTGAAAAAATTCTCAGGCAGTGGTGGTGGACTAACCATAAGTTTTAACTCTGACCTATTAGGTGAACGTATAAAATGGGACCCACAAACTGATTCACTCGTTATTAAGGGCGTTCCACCTAATTTACGTGATCAACTTCAACGCAATAGTGGCTCAAACGAATAA
- a CDS encoding MATE family efflux transporter, producing the protein MTNSHDIYDDFKHKKISLLFWQYALPSIIGTTVNTLYNIIDGIFIGHWIGREALSGAGIILPVMNLAAGIGMLVGIGSASRISIFLGRGEIDKAEKVAGTSFMLTAVLSGITLALLLYFIDPVLHFIGSSPTNHIYAREFLEVFLPGSIFITLTFNYNNMMRASGYPFKAMVTMFISVIANIILAPIFIIALGWGMRGAAFATTLAMFISFLFVMQHFISKNSNIKLYRRNFRLDFTYIKSILSIGMSPFAMQVAASVVVVFINWQLTRYAPISHVSSDDAIAGYSNANRLITLIIMIVIGVNQGMQPIIGYNYGSKNYVRVKETFIYAVRIATVITSVGFIFGCFIPEVLVRAFSSDVDLVAISAIALRYTTFSFALVGFQMVTTSFFQCIGMAKISILLSLSRQLLILLPTLYILPLFFDLDGVWAASPTADLLSTGIAYAALYWYFKSIKRRHRLA; encoded by the coding sequence ATGACAAACTCACACGATATTTATGATGATTTTAAACATAAAAAAATCAGCTTATTGTTTTGGCAATATGCGCTTCCATCTATTATCGGCACAACAGTGAATACGCTGTATAACATTATTGATGGAATTTTTATTGGCCATTGGATTGGTCGTGAAGCACTGAGTGGCGCAGGTATTATTTTACCGGTAATGAATCTTGCTGCGGGCATTGGCATGCTAGTAGGTATTGGTTCTGCCAGCCGAATATCTATCTTTTTAGGCAGAGGAGAAATCGATAAAGCAGAAAAAGTAGCAGGAACTTCTTTTATGTTAACTGCCGTACTTAGTGGCATCACTTTAGCCTTACTACTCTATTTTATCGATCCTGTTTTACACTTTATTGGTTCAAGCCCAACCAACCATATTTATGCTCGTGAGTTTTTAGAGGTGTTTTTACCGGGCAGTATATTTATCACATTAACATTTAATTACAACAATATGATGCGCGCCAGTGGCTATCCTTTTAAAGCCATGGTGACTATGTTTATTAGTGTGATTGCGAATATTATTCTTGCACCAATTTTTATTATTGCTTTAGGTTGGGGAATGAGAGGAGCAGCTTTTGCTACCACTCTCGCAATGTTCATAAGCTTTTTATTTGTGATGCAGCACTTTATTAGCAAAAACAGTAATATAAAGCTATATCGTCGTAACTTTAGGCTCGATTTTACTTACATTAAGTCGATTTTGTCGATTGGCATGTCACCATTTGCTATGCAAGTTGCCGCCTCAGTGGTAGTTGTTTTTATAAACTGGCAGTTAACCCGTTATGCCCCCATTTCACATGTTTCAAGTGATGATGCGATTGCTGGTTACTCTAACGCTAACCGATTAATTACACTGATTATCATGATTGTGATTGGTGTAAATCAAGGTATGCAACCGATTATTGGTTATAATTACGGTTCTAAAAATTATGTCCGGGTGAAAGAAACGTTTATCTATGCAGTTAGAATTGCCACAGTTATCACCAGTGTTGGCTTTATATTTGGTTGCTTTATTCCTGAGGTGCTGGTTAGAGCGTTTAGTTCTGATGTCGATTTAGTGGCGATATCGGCTATTGCATTACGTTATACTACGTTTTCATTTGCATTAGTCGGTTTTCAGATGGTAACAACTAGTTTTTTCCAATGTATCGGGATGGCAAAGATTTCTATTTTGTTAAGCCTTTCAAGACAACTTCTAATTTTACTACCAACACTTTATATTCTACCATTATTCTTCGATTTAGATGGCGTTTGGGCAGCATCACCAACTGCAGACCTTTTATCAACGGGTATCGCTTATGCTGCGTTATATTGGTATTTTAAATCGATAAAAAGAAGACATCGATTAGCTTAA
- a CDS encoding tetratricopeptide repeat protein yields the protein MKKMLTSGLLILFFACSVNAAKYDNVPYDEVLKIATEQNDPVALNELGYRYLNGVDGVEKDYVKAREWFDKAIALGNGRAESNVGTMYDKGNGVEQDYAKAKEWYEKGVAKNDMYAQLNLGGMYKEGRGVEKDLLKAKELLEKSAEQGLSYAQSFLGDMYFFGQGIKKDAIKARYWYEKAAEQGIPEAQFNLAVMYENGMAGLKKDHNKAMDLFEKACEGGVEHPICQ from the coding sequence ATGAAAAAAATGCTTACAAGTGGTTTATTAATTTTATTTTTTGCATGTTCGGTTAATGCAGCTAAATATGATAATGTACCATATGATGAAGTGCTAAAAATTGCCACCGAGCAAAATGATCCAGTTGCACTAAATGAGTTAGGCTATAGATACCTCAATGGGGTAGATGGTGTTGAAAAAGACTATGTTAAAGCGAGAGAATGGTTTGATAAAGCTATTGCACTAGGCAATGGAAGAGCCGAATCCAATGTAGGTACTATGTATGATAAGGGTAATGGCGTTGAACAAGACTATGCTAAAGCGAAAGAGTGGTATGAAAAAGGTGTGGCAAAAAATGATATGTATGCGCAATTAAATTTAGGTGGCATGTATAAAGAAGGACGAGGAGTTGAAAAAGATCTATTAAAAGCAAAAGAACTACTTGAAAAATCAGCAGAACAAGGTTTGTCTTATGCTCAATCTTTTTTAGGTGATATGTATTTTTTTGGTCAAGGTATTAAAAAAGATGCAATTAAAGCTCGATACTGGTATGAAAAAGCAGCTGAACAAGGTATACCTGAAGCTCAGTTTAATTTAGCTGTCATGTATGAAAATGGTATGGCTGGCTTAAAAAAAGATCACAATAAAGCGATGGATTTATTTGAAAAAGCTTGTGAAGGCGGTGTGGAGCATCCAATTTGTCAATAA
- a CDS encoding DMT family transporter, with the protein MNKYLGIFAVILASLLWGTTGTAATFAPTLSPLFVGSFAMGIGGILQCGLAIYNIKQNHSLLIAHSRFLVVGALAVAIYPLAFYSSMRLAGVTIGTVVSIGSAPILSAIIEYISRDFQVTKQWVIGALLGIIGMTMLAFSENASIIIEYNHVGLGILLGLIAGFTYALYSWSARQLMLKGIDSKAAMGATFGCGGLLLIPVMLITGTTFFAAWNNIAVGCYMALIPMFLGYLCYGYGLSKISASLATTISLLEPVIAAILAMIIVGELLSLIAWIGMLFIFVCLIIVTLSSVINN; encoded by the coding sequence ATGAATAAGTATCTCGGTATTTTTGCTGTTATTTTGGCATCGCTATTATGGGGCACAACTGGCACAGCAGCCACTTTTGCTCCTACTTTATCTCCTTTATTTGTTGGTTCATTCGCAATGGGCATTGGTGGGATATTGCAATGCGGCTTAGCTATTTATAATATCAAGCAAAACCACTCATTATTAATAGCTCATAGCCGTTTTTTAGTGGTAGGAGCCTTAGCCGTGGCTATCTATCCTTTGGCATTTTATTCATCGATGCGTTTAGCGGGTGTTACTATCGGTACGGTTGTTTCTATAGGATCAGCGCCAATCTTATCAGCCATAATTGAATATATTAGTCGTGATTTCCAAGTGACTAAACAATGGGTTATTGGCGCTTTATTGGGTATTATCGGCATGACTATGTTAGCATTTTCTGAAAATGCTTCGATCATAATTGAATATAATCATGTTGGTTTGGGAATTTTATTAGGACTTATTGCTGGTTTTACTTATGCTCTTTACTCATGGTCAGCACGACAATTAATGTTAAAAGGTATAGATAGCAAAGCGGCCATGGGTGCTACATTTGGTTGTGGCGGTTTATTACTGATTCCAGTGATGCTAATAACGGGAACGACATTTTTTGCAGCATGGAATAATATTGCAGTTGGCTGTTATATGGCATTGATTCCAATGTTTTTAGGATATCTATGCTATGGATATGGATTATCGAAAATATCTGCCAGTTTAGCAACTACTATTAGTCTATTGGAACCGGTTATTGCTGCAATTCTCGCTATGATAATTGTTGGCGAATTGCTGTCATTAATAGCTTGGATTGGTATGTTATTTATCTTTGTCTGTTTGATTATAGTTACATTATCAAGCGTCATTAATAATTAA